A single Eleginops maclovinus isolate JMC-PN-2008 ecotype Puerto Natales chromosome 5, JC_Emac_rtc_rv5, whole genome shotgun sequence DNA region contains:
- the gstt1b gene encoding glutathione S-transferase theta-1b has protein sequence MQGVCSAAAAMAVELYLDLLSQPCRSVLIFAKKNNIPHEVKQVSLMDGEQHREDFGKVSLIRKVPALQDGDFCLAESPAILLYLARKFKTPDHWYPADLQQCARIDEYLSWQHCAIRLHGSKVFWLKLMIPEVLHVEVPKEKMDAAVEELNGSLKLLEEKFLQDRPFIAGDHISLADLVAIVEVMQPVAAGLDVFGGRPKLSAWRDRVQAAIGKELFDEVHQTVMGSQERVKVMDGSKLEFSKAKILKFFM, from the exons ATGCAGGGAGtgtgttcagcagcagcagcgatgGCAGTGGAGCTTTACTTGGACCTTCTCTCTCAGCCCTGCCGCTCAGTTCTGATCTTCGCGAAGAAGAACAACATTCCCCATGAAGTGAAGCAGGTCTCTCTGATGGACG GTGAGCAGCATAGAGAGGACTTTGGAAAGGTAAGCCTGATAAGAAAAGTCCCTGCTCTGCAAGATGGAGACTTCTGCCTGGCTGAAAG CCCTGCCATCCTGCTGTATCTGGCGCGGAAGTTTAAGACTCCGGACCACTGGTACCCAGCTGACCTACAGCAGTGCGCTCGCATCGACGAGTATCTGTCATGGCAGCACTGCGCCATCCGTCTGCATGGATCCAAGGTGTTCTGGCTCAAG CTGATGATTCCCGAGGTTCTGCACGTGGAGGTCCCGAAGGAGAAGATGGACGCAGCCGTGGAGGAGCTGAACGGCTCGCTGAAACTCCTGGAGGAGAAGTTTCTGCAGGACAGGCCCTTCATCGCAGGAGACCACATCTCACTGGCCGACCTGGTCGCCATTGTGGAGGTCATGCAG CCTGTAGCCGCCGGCCTGGATGTGTTTGGAGGGAGACCCAAGCTGAGCGCATGGCGGGACAGAGTGCAGGCTGCCATTGGAAAGGAGCTGTTTGATGAAGTCCACCAGACCGTCATGGGATCCCAGGAGAGGGTGAAAGTGATGGACGGCAGCAAGTTGGAGTTCTCCAAGGCCAAGATCCTCAAATTTTTCATGTGA
- the LOC134864998 gene encoding D-dopachrome decarboxylase-A-like, whose protein sequence is MPLVDIQSNLPASSFSEEFLKKLCSCTAAALGEPEERMHLVVQPGFPMMIACSCSPCVILSMSAFSGTDTADKNKEHSAKIFEFLTRELSLTEDRIALKFHTLQPHQVGKKGTVMSFL, encoded by the exons ATGCCTTTAGTCGACATTCAGAGTAACCTACCGGCCAGCTCCTTCTCGGAGGAGTTCCTGAAGAAGCTGTGCTCCTGCACCGCTGCTGCTCTGGGGGAGCCGGAGGAG AGGATGCACCTGGTGGTGCAGCCTGGGTTCCCGATGATGATAGCCTGCTCCTGCTCTCCGTGTGTGATTCTGTCAATGTCTGCTTTCAGTGGGACCGACACCGCTGACAAGAACAAGGAGCACAGTGCCAAGATCTTCGAGTTCCTGACCAGAGAGCTCAGTCTGACTGAAGACAG GATTGCCCTTAAATTCCACACGCTGCAGCCTCACCAGGTGGGCAAGAAGGGGACCGTCATGAGCTTCTTGTAA
- the LOC134864178 gene encoding E3 SUMO-protein ligase ZBED1-like, whose product MPSSLDLEQDDDRDETGSLADSEASSTCSRLPLASIFVEAGRNKMSQAKVEECHRAVTKFVVKGLHPFSTVDAPEFREMTKVLNPKYKAPSRESLTNHLIPAWYGVEKGNVISELKTVSKAAITADGWTSFCQDHYLTVTLHYVSNGQVKEKVLKTKAVYQSQTGSAVAEEIDYILEEYGVREKVVAATVDNAANMDVAIKQLQIVKFPCFAHTLNLGAQKLYNCTAISNWAARVRAVVVWMKRSHMAKVVLKEKQDLLKLPKHMLLLDVRTRWNSLYLMMERFTEQFPAIQAAAIDPRIRRPMEKERLDRIGNEDLRKAEEFVHLMRKHYTSTLAVSSDKSATCGEILPILQKLEQQYTVQEGDSAFTRSIKENIWKDLSKRYQGTDIQRFLEEATILDPRFKYKVKSDAVCDRIREAAITANTVAARDELPGEGETQREGCEDGEEEEVEEHYALPPPSKKTALEELFEEEDNELQSIRESQPRLSLAQKVDQEIQFYKSLPSIPCRDSAALWWWNKQDTLPLLSGLAENYLCVQASSTPSERVFSTAGDTISPERSRILHTHTHTHTHSACDYIVLVIT is encoded by the exons atgCCTTCTTCGTTAGATTTAGAACAAGATGATGACCGGGACGAGACGGGTAGTCTGGCTGACTCAGAGGCTAGCAGCACTTGCTCCCGTTTACCTCTGGCTTCTATTTTCGTCgaggcaggcagaaataaaatgtcccaggcAAAGGTAGAAGAATGTCACCGGGCAGTTACCAAATTTGTTGTTAAGGGTTTGCACCCATTTTCTACAGTAGACGCCCCTGAATTTCG GGAGATGACAAAGGTTCTCAATCCAAAATACAAAGCCCCCAGCAGGGAAAGCTTAACCAACCACTTAATCCCTGCTTGGTATGGtgtggaaaagggaaatgtgatctctgaactgaaaacagtgtcaaaggcAGCTATCACGGCTGATGGGTGGACAAGCTTTTGTCAGGATCATTATCTCACGGTTACTCTGCACTACGTGAGCAATGGCCAGGTAAAGGAAAAGGTCCTAAAAACCAAAGCCGTGTACCAATCTCAGACAGGCTCAGCTGTAGCAGAGgagattgattacattttagaagaataTGGTGTACGGGAAAAGGTTGTGGCAGCAACTGTAGACAATGCAGCGAACATGGATGTAGccatcaaacagctgcaaattGTCAAATTTCCATGCTTCGCTCATACGCTGAACCTGGGAGCGCAAAAGCTGTACAACTGCACTGCCATATCCAATTGGGCAGCACGAGTTCGAGCAGTTGTTGTCTGGATGAAGAGGTCCCACATGGCAAAAGTTgttcttaaagagaaacaagactTGCTCA AGCTGCCCAAGCACATGCTCCTCCTGGATGTAAGGACCAGATGGAATTCCCTCTATTTGATGATGGAGAGATTCACCGAGCAGTTCCCTGCTATCCAGGCTGCAGCCATAGATCCACGCATAAGAAGACCCATGGAGAAGGAAag gTTGGACAGAATAGGCAACGAGGACTTAAGGAAAGCAGAGGAGTTTGTGCATCTCATGCGGAAGCATTACACCTCCACACTGGCCGTCTCCAGCGACAAAAGTGCAACCTGCGGTGAGATTTTGCCCATCTTGCAGAAGCTGGAGCAACAGTACACTGTGCAGGAAGGTGACTCTGCGTTCACAAGGAGCATCAAGGAGAACATTTGGAAGGATCTCTCCAAACGCTACCAG gGAACTGACATTCAGAGATTCCTGGAGGAAGCCACCATCTTGGACCccagatttaaatacaaagtgaaaagtgatGCAGTCTGCGACAGGATCAGGGAAgctgcaataacagcaaatacagtggcagcaagagatgag CTcccaggggaaggagagacacagagggaaggctgcgaagatggggaggaggaagaagtagaggAACACTAT gcaCTGCCACCACCATCAAAAAAGACAGCCTTGGAAGAACTATTCGAGGAGGAGGACAACGAGCTGCAGTCAATCCGTGAATCACAGCCCCGTCTTTCCCTGGCTCAGAAGGTGGATCAGGAAATCCAGTTCTACAAAAGCCTGCCCTCCATCCCCTGCAGGGATAGCGCCGCACTGTGGTGGTGGAACAAGCAGGATACGCTGCCCTTGCTATCTGGACTGGCTGAAAActacctctgtgtgcaggcttCCTCCACCCCATCTGAGAGGGTGTTCTCCACGGCTGGAGACACCATAAGCCCCGAAAGATCCCGtatccttcacacacacacacacacacacacacacagtgcttgtgattacattgttcttgtaattacatga